Within the Candidatus Methylomirabilis tolerans genome, the region CAGCTCCTCGACCTTGATTCGAGCGAGCCGTCGGCCGTCCATGTCCACGATCGTCAGCTTCTTGCCTTGATAGATGATAATGTCGCCGGCCTTGGGCATTCGCTGAAGCTGGGTCAGCATAAAGCCCGCCAGGGTCTCGTAGGTCGGCGATTCAGGAAATGGCAGTCCGTGCTCGTCCCGCAGGTCCTTAATGCTCAGTGAGGCGTCGATGATGAGCGAGCCGTCCCTCAGCCGCTCGACGGGTTTTTCGGCGGCCTCGTATTCATCGTGGATCTCTCCGACGATCTCTTCGAGAAGGTCCTCCATGGTGACCAGGCCATCCACTCCCCCGTGCTCATCCACCACGATCGCCATCGAGAGCCGCCGCCGCTGCAGCTCTTTCAGGAGCTGGCTGACCTGCATCGTCTCCGGGACGAAGTAGGCGGGGTGCGTGATGGCCTTAAGGGAGACCTCGCGGTTTTCCAGTTGCAGCCGCAGCAGATCCTTGTAGTACAGGACGCCGCAGATGTCGTCGAGACTCTTGTGATAGACGGGATAGCGGGAGTAGCCCGTCTCCACCACGAGCTTGAGTGCCTCCGCCAGCGGGGTCTCCAGCTCAATCGCCTCAATTTGGGGGCGAGGGATCATGACCTCCTTGACCGAGGTCTCCGTGAATTCGAAGACGCTGTGGATCAACTCCTGCTCTGTCTGGTCGAAGATCCCTTTCTCCTTCCCTTCTTGAACCATGAGCTTGATCTCCGCCTCGCTGACAAACCCTGTCGGCCCCTGAGGGGCAGCGCCGAAGAGCGAGAGGATCAGGCGGCTTGAAGTGGTCAGTGGGCGACCGATCAACGAGAACCAACGGCCAAAGGCCTCGTGAGGTCCGGCGATCGCGAGGGCAACCTGTTCCGCATAGCGGAGGGCAAGCGATTTGGGGACCAGCTCTCCGAAGACGATCGTGAGATAGGTGATGACAACGACCACGATCCCAAGGGCGACCAACTCACCCGTTGCCCCCAGTCCTCCCCCTGGAAGGCGATCAAGCAAGGGGCGGATCACCCTCACTGCCAGCGCTCCGCCAATAGCGGAGGCCAGCGTACTGACAAGATTGATCCCGATCTGGATGGTAGCCAGAAATCGGTCGGGGTCATCCTTGAGTCGCTGAACCGTCGATGCCCGGCCATCTCCTGCTTCCACAAGCTCCTGTACCCGGCTTCGCCGGAGCGAGATGATCGCTATCTCGGAGCCCGCGAAGAAGCCGTTGATCAGAATCAGCATGAAGATGAACACCGTTTCCAGCACCAGTGTTCCACTGCCTAAGCCTTCCATCAGATTACTCCTTTTTTAGCTTCGCACCTTGAACCTTGCACGTCGCACTGCGAAGCTTACGGCCAGAGGCCGGGATCCGCCGCCAGTCGCTCTTCGATCGGACGAAGGCGCTGCCGAAGCCTTCCGGTCGAAAACCCAAACCGTTCGCCTAAGCGAAGAACGGCCGAGGCCAGGTTACACTCCTCCCTGGACTCAGTCTGAAGTACCCGCTCGATCAGCGGCGGCACGTCGTGCGTGAGGACCTCATGCATCAGGGCAACAGATTCTAGCCGGTCCACGGCGTAGCCCATCCGGTCAGCGATGTCGACAACCTCCTGCACCCCCCGGAGTCCATTCAGGTCCGGACACTCGCGCAACCGCCTCACCCGCATCCCGAATGCCCTGGACAGGAAATCCTGCAACTGCTCCTGCTGCGGAAGGCCGAGTCGCTTCGCCTCATCGGCCAGCGTGAGCAGGCTGTGGTGCAGATCGGTCCCGTTATCGGACAGCCACTGCTGTAGGGACTCTTCCAGGCGGCGGGCTACGGTAAATCTCGCCGGGACTCGCAGCGCTTCAGGGGGAGTGAGCCCCCCGTCGAAGAACGCGCGGATTAATCCCTGGGTTCGCGCCGTCAGTTCATCGTAGCGTTTGCGGAGCACGTCCCACTCTTTGTAGAGCGCCATTAAGACC harbors:
- a CDS encoding hemolysin family protein is translated as MEGLGSGTLVLETVFIFMLILINGFFAGSEIAIISLRRSRVQELVEAGDGRASTVQRLKDDPDRFLATIQIGINLVSTLASAIGGALAVRVIRPLLDRLPGGGLGATGELVALGIVVVVITYLTIVFGELVPKSLALRYAEQVALAIAGPHEAFGRWFSLIGRPLTTSSRLILSLFGAAPQGPTGFVSEAEIKLMVQEGKEKGIFDQTEQELIHSVFEFTETSVKEVMIPRPQIEAIELETPLAEALKLVVETGYSRYPVYHKSLDDICGVLYYKDLLRLQLENREVSLKAITHPAYFVPETMQVSQLLKELQRRRLSMAIVVDEHGGVDGLVTMEDLLEEIVGEIHDEYEAAEKPVERLRDGSLIIDASLSIKDLRDEHGLPFPESPTYETLAGFMLTQLQRMPKAGDIIIYQGKKLTIVDMDGRRLARIKVEELPATH